The Theobroma cacao cultivar B97-61/B2 chromosome 1, Criollo_cocoa_genome_V2, whole genome shotgun sequence genome contains the following window.
AGATAGTACAAGCACTAATAACAATGATTATGGTAATAGACTTCACACTGCCCAGCACTTTGGAGCATGTATATCATAATCATGAACTTCAAAAActaaaatgttttagaaaaaaaaggtagaataacataaatataaagAACCTTCTAAAAAATCTTTTGGGCAAAAAATTACATGCTAACATACAAGAGTGGCAAACAATGGGGACCATCAAATGATTCATACAAGTAAAAACCATGAACCCATGCAGTTTAAGCAAATTTGAAAGacttataaattaaatgatatataaaatatcataGCCAAATCAGAAAGGGGATAGGAGGGTCCCGAAAATGGGCTAGCTTTAGGAATGATAACAAGAGCATTATTTCAGTTTTTACAACACTACCTTGAAGAACACTCTTTGGAGAAAAGCCCACACCAGGGGATATACTATTACCAACAGTGGCATTGTTTCCAATCTTGCTGCTTTTATTGATGATAATATTATCACTAACAGAgtgtttctcttctctcttctttttagTATTTGGGAagtttttgttccttttgcAATCATTTTTCTCATCATTGTTTGTTGCGGTAATGATGGTAGTGCTAGTGGTGGCAATTGTGGAAATGGAGTTCCTATTGCTCCACACATTGTTGCTATCCACAGCAGTGGTAGCAGTTCTCTCATGGCTGGTGCTGGTATTACACGAAGATGGGTTCGTGTATTGAGAACTTACGGTGGCTGAAAGGTTTTTTGAGTTTTCTGATTCTTTATTTGATCTTCTTGATAGAGTTGTATCAGGCAAAGTAAATTGAGAAGATTCCACAGGCTTTCTTGAACGCTGACGACCCCTATGCATGTGCTGCGCACAATACTTCTGATCAGGAATCACATTCTTACTGCACCGCCATTTCTTCCCATCAGTTCTTCTACACCTCCCTGGCTCGGGATTCATCATGCTCCTATAATCAAATCCCTGAGGACTGAATCCTACAACTGAAACAAGAAAAGCGAAATAAGTATTCTAATTCTTCGTCCTAATTCACATCACCGaaacaaaacattttattgaaagaaaaacTCCCTTTCAATGTCTGTCCGGCTAAATTTAAACTAATGTGGACCGAATTCATCTAATAATTTAACTTACGTTAAAATTGATCGATGAACCTCAAATTCCAAGTACAAGTAGGCAAGACCTTGTCAAGCTTACAACGAGACTCAATTTCCCAGGAATAATTAACATTTAATTTATGCTTAACAATTAACAGAAGACGGTCGCAAATTCCAAGCCtaattaacataaaaacatcttttcttttctttccgaTAATTGAACATCAACACattcatgaaaaattaaaaataaacaaaataaattaacctCGACTTTTAAGAGTAACAATCTCCATGAAACTTGCTCTGACAAATTcatgaaagaaaaagcaaacagAAATTTCTAACGAACAAACAGAAAACATAAGAAACTCaatctaacaaaaaaaaaacaaattccataacaaaaaaagaaagaaaaattctgaCTCTAGGGAAGAGAAAAGTTACAAAGAAGAAAGCTTACAGCTTGGATACTGATCATAGATGCCGCCATGAGCAGAGCCAGAGGAAGCAACGCTTTTCCAAATGGGTATAACAAGGTGAAGAGGAACTGGGATTCCACCCGCTATGTACTTGTAGATAAGCGCTTGTAACTGCAGCTCATGCAACTGTGCTGTCGTGAACACACACTTTCCGTGTTTGACCACGGGTTTCTCCGTCGTGTTCCCATCAATCCCGAGGCCCAACCTGATCGACGGCGATCCTTCCTTCCTCTTCTCCTTCTCTTCCATCTTCACCGTCCCTCCCCTCTCCTCTGACCTCTCCCGGGTCCCACtcccaccaccaccaccacctgcAATTAAGACAagctcaaaattaattaaccaACCGTAATCCGTTCCAATCCTTAAATTTAGGATAAAAAAGACAATACCAGAATCTGGAAGAGGTGGGCTTTGAACCGGTTGGGCCAGCATTGACGACATAGCAAAGGAACGACCGAAACCGGTGATATCAATTACAAGATTACTATGCGTTTGTCTTTGAACGTCGCGGAAGAGAGAAGATGGTACAGATATTCGTAAAAACTACTGAAAAGCGGACTTTCAAAAGAGAGTTCCTTGAACCTAAACATGATCACTTGCTCGGGGCCAGTTTTATGAGGGAGCGACGAGTGTGAGTGTGTGTGACATAAAGTCAGGATTAAAGCGCGTGTCAGGATTCTGACAACATCAGCCCTTTTTCGCAGTCTCCGCAGGCAAAATTCAGCTTCTTTAACATGCTTACAAAGGTCAAATCCAACTCTCACAATTCGGGTGTGACATGGACGGTCCAATGAAACTTTGAAAGAGCCGGTGCTGTTTGCAGACGGTAACAAAAGTTGGTAGGTTTGTGTCACGCGCACTGTCAGATCGATTCCCTGGCACTAGCAATGAGCAGAGGAGGACACGTCACTGATTTCAGTTATGGTGGGTCCCACACTAAAGCAAGGCTTTGCTAGCTTAGGTGGGGCCCCGGTTCTGCACGGTCATCAGACAGGTGGATTGTTGGAAGTGCCACCAAGTGTTTGATGGTTGCTTATTCGTCTTGTCGTTTGTTATTGTTTGGGTTCAATGACAGTTTGCTTTTAAAGCCCATAAAATTTCAACTGATCTTTAGTCCAAAATTAATTGGATTTGAAGTTCGGCCTAGTAATTATTGAAAAGAGTAAGTTCAATCCAAACAACCCTCCAGGATAGCTTGGCCCAGCACTATATTCCCTTCCTCAAACATACTACTAGATATGATTCATTGCAAATTACAAGTTCTatgttttttatatgaaaGTAGGATAACGATAGGATCCAACTAATCTAAGCATGCAAATAtgagattattattattaatttaaatgtaaATATTATCACAtgaatcaaaaaattttatacaatCTTAACTAAAAATACTCGAAATTAGAAACAATATGATACCCACAAAAATTTGTCTAGTCTCATCAATCAAGATAACTACTATCTTTTATACATTTTGAGCTTTAATTCATTGGGTAAGACGAAAAGGGAACTCATGTTGATACAAGTGATGTCAGATGACATTACCGAAGtgttaaaattttctattaattatattatttatttatagttttatgtagttaataatattaataaatttattaattttttaattattgttattattttagttataatatttttcttgaataCACTCCTGATAAGATATGGTATTTTTGTTTGCGAGCTGTGGGTTCTCTCTTCTTTCCTATCTCCCCTCACAGCGGTCGGTGAAAATACAAAAATCCCACCTGGAAAATTTTCCTTTAGAAATTGCTCTTTTTTCCTGGCATCTGCACGTGCATAAAAACAGTTGCATCCAACCCCAGTTCAACTTCCATGCAAAAAGTTCTCCAGTTGTCACCACGGGTGGAGGCAGACAACGAGAGGACCCAGCTATGTTTCTTTGAAATCTTTAATGGAGCAACATTGTCATTTGCCACGTAGCATTTTCAACGGGAAAAACAGCCTTTGCACATTCCtccttgttttattttaacagTGTGATGCTACTTTGTTGCCGACAAATTTAAGTTGCCGAAAATAAGTGAATCACCCTATTATCACATTCTGTGGTACAAACCAAATATATATCTCGTGGCTACAAACAGCTAATTGCCTTCCTCCTTATTTTAGGagtataatatctaaaaattctcaaatta
Protein-coding sequences here:
- the LOC18614275 gene encoding growth-regulating factor 9, whose translation is MSSMLAQPVQSPPLPDSGGGGGGSGTRERSEERGGTVKMEEKEKRKEGSPSIRLGLGIDGNTTEKPVVKHGKCVFTTAQLHELQLQALIYKYIAGGIPVPLHLVIPIWKSVASSGSAHGGIYDQYPSFVGFSPQGFDYRSMMNPEPGRCRRTDGKKWRCSKNVIPDQKYCAQHMHRGRQRSRKPVESSQFTLPDTTLSRRSNKESENSKNLSATVSSQYTNPSSCNTSTSHERTATTAVDSNNVWSNRNSISTIATTSTTIITATNNDEKNDCKRNKNFPNTKKKREEKHSVSDNIIINKSSKIGNNATVGNSISPGVGFSPKSVLQVLGCNSSHGYKNEMELEPGRCRRTDGKKWRCSRDVIPDQKYCARHMHRGAKKHVEVSQPVAVPTIGPPSRLTVASKAACAVLSTSLSISIPSPHLITQDEKSTSSSSETTISDTTITVFENGNVS